The Sporosarcina sp. 6E9 genome segment GATTATAATTGAAAATTGCTTTTTCATACTCGCCTTTTGCAGCGCCGCTATTCGCAAGGTATTTGGCAGCACTGAACATTGCATCTTCGATATCGTATGGATCTGCAATTCCATCCCCATTGGCATCGACGCCGTATCCGCCGTATTTTTCGATAACTGCGGGGTCGGTTTTATCGGTCTCCGGAATATCCCCTTTTCCAAGTCCTGTACATCCAGGGTATGTCCAACCGACAAATGTGCAAGGCATAAACTGCATATGTCCTTCCGCACCGACTGGTGAAAGAAGCGGGTCCATCGTAGAGAACCTTGTTTCAATACGATGATGTGCAGCTAGTAATGTCCAAGGAATATCATAAGCGTCAGCAGCTTCCATATAGACGGGGATATATTCTGGTGGAATTTCATTTTGATTATCAAATAGTGCATAGGCAGATTTCTTTAGTAAATCCGTATTGTTAACACTTGCCCAAATAATTGCCGTTAATGTAAATACCGTAATCGCTACTGGTATGAAAAGGACAATGAGCAATGCTTTTGTCTTAAGAGACATTCCACTTTTTTTGTGCTTCATTATCCTAAATCTCCTCTATTACGCGCCTTGTTTAATAAGTGCCTTCATATCTTTAACAATATCTTCAAAAGGGACATCATCATTTCCGTTATATAATTTAACAACTAATCCTTCTTGGTTAACAAGTGCAAAGCGTGTGCCGTGAGTTACCTGATCTGAATTAGGATCATCAACAACGATTTGTGCAAATGACTTTTTGGCGATTTCACTAATTACATCTTGTTTGTAGCCCGTCAACATTTCCCATTTAGACTCATCCGACGGTGCAAATACATCCAAGTACCCTTGTAATACTTCAGGTGTATCAAAAGCAGGATCAACTGTAAAGGAAACAATTTTATAGTCTTCAACTTTTTCTTTAATAAGTTCATCTTGTAAGTTCGCCATATTGACCATCATTGGCCCGCAAACGGTTGTACAATTCGAAAATACGAATTGAGCAAGCCATACTTGACCTTTCAAATCATCAAGCGATACTTCTTCATTATGCTGATTTGTAAATGCAAATGGTTCGATTTTAAGTTTATGATCCGGTTTAAACTCATTCCCGGAACAAGCACCCAAAATTAGTACGATAAGTACGATGAAAGATGTTCTGAAAAATTTATGCATTCGTTTCTCCCTCACTATTAAATGATGCATTAATCATAACGTAAAAGCCCTTCCTGAACAAGCAAAGGGCTACGTGTAGTATGGCGAAACACTGACGTTTCTGTGAAGTTTACTTCTTAATATCCGTGACAATTGCATCATGGATCGCAATGAGTTTCGTTTCAATTCGGTGCAGTAGATAAAAGGACACAATTATCGGAAAGCCGATTTCTTGAACGAGACTAATCCATTGATCCATACTTATACCTCCTTTTTTAAAAAATGTCCGAAAAGACCGACCTCGCGTTAAGAGGTCGGCCGCGTTTTATCCTTCTATTAATTCGGTAACTGTACGTTCGACAATCCGTGCGCTAGTTGCTGATGCAATTAGCGATTCATCGACCCCAAACACGCCTGCATTAATTACGCCTTGCATCGCAGATTCGACTTCCACAGAAGTAAGATCCTCACGTGGCTCATCGACAGTTAACATCAATTTTTTGCCGCTCGCTGTAGCGAAATTCAGTTGTAATGTTTTTGCCATTTACTCTCTCCTCCTTATTTTTAATTAGTTGTTCACTGTTGATGTTTCAACTTTTTCTGCACCGATAAACGGTAGTGATGATAGGCTGGCTAGTTTTTCAAGCCCGTTATACAAGCTATTTGCATCGACACCTGCTGCAATGTTTTGGTAATTTTTCGATCTCCGAATGAGTTTTCCATCATCCGTCATACCACCGTCAAAAAACACACGGCCAACTGCATGTTTGAATTCGATTGTCGCCATATTTCCCACCCCCTTTCATCACCTATATAGATGGAATAAATGGAAAGGGATACGTTGTCCGTGTTTTTTTTCATAATTTCTCTTATAATGTAATCTAGTATGGAAGAGGTGAAAGAAATGCTAGAAGGTTGGTTTCTTTGGTTTATCGTATTTTGGGTGATTGTCCTTGTTGGGTTATTTGCAATAGGCGGATTTTTTATGTTCCGTAAATTCTTGAAAGTATTCCCAAAAGCAGATGGGAAATCCGATTTGGACTGGGAAGAATATTATGTGGATAAGTCGATTCATCTTTGGAATGACGAGGCGAAAGAGATGCTGGAGGAACTAACAAAACCGGTTCCCGAATTATTTCGTCCTGTTGCCAAGCAAAAAATCGGCGCTAAAATCGGTGAAATAGCGCTTAAAGAAAAAGCGAAAAAAATAAATATGGATCTTATTATTCGAGGGTATATTATTGCCACGCCTCCACGCGATTATAAATTCTTACGCAAAAAACTTGCCGAAATAAATTTCGATGTAACCCCATATGAACACTTATTCCAAAAAGACAAAGGTAAAACTACAAGTTAAAAAAAGGTGTCAGCATGTTTAAATGCCGACACCTTTTGTATTTTGCAATTTCTTATATTTAACAAACATCGCGACTCGCCACGGTACAATCATCCCGAATGCAAGAATCCAGAACATGCCTCCGAGTTCTCCGACATCAATCGTATTGCTTAATGCTAACTTCCCGACAAGTCGAATAATTAAAAGGCCGAATAAAATGAAGACAAAAGCTTTAGATCGTTTGATATAAATTTCTTTATCACGAATTTCAAAATTCGTTGTTTTGATTAAAATAAGTGAAAATACCATCCCTACGCCAACCGCTTCCAATATTTGTAGCGGTGCAACTCGAAACTCTTCAAAAATGAACATTAATGCGCCAGTCGACATAAAAATCGGTGGCAAAATAATTGTCTTGACAGATACAGGCCGTTTCGCTGCTTTCGAACGAACAATAGCCGCCATTGTCCCCATGAAAAGTGCTAAGAGAGTTGACCCTATTATTAAATAAACGGGGGGAACTTTAGTGAAAATGGCTTCAATCAACATGTTTCCCCCATTCTTCAAGTTCGCCTAAACGTTTATTCAATTCATTCATCTGTACAAAACGGGCAAAGCGAGCATATTCATTTCCTTCTTTATATAGCAGTACAACTGGAGCAGTAAATAACGATAGTTGTCCTGCAATCTCAGGTGCGTCCGCTATATTTACCATGTAAAAAGGAAGTGAATAATCCGATTGAAGTGCCGCCACTTGCGGTAGCAATCCGTCACAAACAGAACAATTATCTGTTTTCACGAAAAGAAGTAATGAATCTAGGCTTTGTGCGATTTCTATCCACTCTTCATATGATTGTATCTGTTCCACTTATCTCACTCCAATAGTCAAATCAAAATCCTGTAAAATCTCCGAAGATCGGCTGCAGTAATGTAATGATGTATGTCATGCCATCGAAAAACAATAAAATTCCAACAGCAATCATCACGTATCCGCCGCCCTTCATAATCGGACCGCTATACTTTCGAATGACCCCAATTTTCGTGACAAAGAATGATAGAACGAAAAATGGAATTGCGAATCCTAAGACATACGCCATCATATAAACCATACTTGACCCTGGATTGGTACTAGCGAGCGCTATAATTGCACCAATGATTGGCCCCATGCATGGTGTCCATCCTGCTGAAAAACCTAG includes the following:
- a CDS encoding DUF2621 family protein; amino-acid sequence: MLEGWFLWFIVFWVIVLVGLFAIGGFFMFRKFLKVFPKADGKSDLDWEEYYVDKSIHLWNDEAKEMLEELTKPVPELFRPVAKQKIGAKIGEIALKEKAKKINMDLIIRGYIIATPPRDYKFLRKKLAEINFDVTPYEHLFQKDKGKTTS
- a CDS encoding thioredoxin family protein, which encodes MEQIQSYEEWIEIAQSLDSLLLFVKTDNCSVCDGLLPQVAALQSDYSLPFYMVNIADAPEIAGQLSLFTAPVVLLYKEGNEYARFARFVQMNELNKRLGELEEWGKHVD
- a CDS encoding SCO family protein, coding for MHKFFRTSFIVLIVLILGACSGNEFKPDHKLKIEPFAFTNQHNEEVSLDDLKGQVWLAQFVFSNCTTVCGPMMVNMANLQDELIKEKVEDYKIVSFTVDPAFDTPEVLQGYLDVFAPSDESKWEMLTGYKQDVISEIAKKSFAQIVVDDPNSDQVTHGTRFALVNQEGLVVKLYNGNDDVPFEDIVKDMKALIKQGA
- a CDS encoding YvrJ family protein — protein: MDQWISLVQEIGFPIIVSFYLLHRIETKLIAIHDAIVTDIKK
- a CDS encoding cytochrome c biogenesis protein CcdC, whose product is MFTKVPPVYLIIGSTLLALFMGTMAAIVRSKAAKRPVSVKTIILPPIFMSTGALMFIFEEFRVAPLQILEAVGVGMVFSLILIKTTNFEIRDKEIYIKRSKAFVFILFGLLIIRLVGKLALSNTIDVGELGGMFWILAFGMIVPWRVAMFVKYKKLQNTKGVGI
- a CDS encoding DUF1659 domain-containing protein; the encoded protein is MATIEFKHAVGRVFFDGGMTDDGKLIRRSKNYQNIAAGVDANSLYNGLEKLASLSSLPFIGAEKVETSTVNN
- a CDS encoding DUF2922 domain-containing protein, with the protein product MAKTLQLNFATASGKKLMLTVDEPREDLTSVEVESAMQGVINAGVFGVDESLIASATSARIVERTVTELIEG
- a CDS encoding lytic transglycosylase domain-containing protein, whose translation is MKHKKSGMSLKTKALLIVLFIPVAITVFTLTAIIWASVNNTDLLKKSAYALFDNQNEIPPEYIPVYMEAADAYDIPWTLLAAHHRIETRFSTMDPLLSPVGAEGHMQFMPCTFVGWTYPGCTGLGKGDIPETDKTDPAVIEKYGGYGVDANGDGIADPYDIEDAMFSAAKYLANSGAAKGEYEKAIFNYNRSEKYVEDVLSFFTKFEESRKEIEASHEKR